In a single window of the Streptomyces sp. NBC_00353 genome:
- a CDS encoding ADP-ribosylglycohydrolase family protein, giving the protein MSTGATAVWGRVEQQDFRSRVRGCLLGGAIGDALGAAVAGLSLEEIRAAHGADAVTDFVPVHGRRGAVTAVTQLNLFTVDGLIRAQVRRDTGAWHPPTDVHRAHLRWVATQHDWGPDERRQENGWLAQEEWLYARRAPTRECLTGFGDATMGTLDRPKNPTARDSAALTRSAPFGLLVGWEPQLVLQLAVECAAQTHGHPTALLSAGALAVMVHGLARGETLDGAVQQALALLAERPGHQQVTEALKQALGSVRQGIPGPALIEALGDTDSAEEVLAVAVYCALVGEDVRHGLRLAVNHGGPSAATGALCGALLGALHGETALPPAWLAELEGRATLLELADDFAMEMTQGPALHSPSAAAPGWLTRYPRG; this is encoded by the coding sequence GTGAGCACAGGAGCCACAGCTGTCTGGGGCCGTGTCGAACAGCAGGACTTCCGCAGCCGGGTACGTGGCTGTCTGCTGGGCGGTGCCATCGGTGACGCGCTCGGTGCGGCCGTCGCCGGTCTCTCGCTCGAAGAGATCCGCGCGGCCCACGGCGCCGACGCCGTCACCGACTTCGTCCCCGTCCACGGCAGACGGGGCGCGGTCACCGCGGTCACCCAGCTCAACCTGTTCACCGTCGACGGGCTGATCCGCGCCCAGGTCCGCCGCGACACCGGCGCCTGGCACCCGCCCACCGATGTGCACCGTGCCCATCTGCGCTGGGTCGCCACCCAGCACGACTGGGGGCCCGACGAGCGCCGCCAGGAGAACGGCTGGCTCGCCCAGGAGGAGTGGCTGTACGCGCGCCGCGCCCCCACCCGGGAATGTCTCACCGGGTTCGGCGACGCCACGATGGGCACCCTCGACCGGCCCAAGAACCCCACCGCACGCGACTCGGCGGCCCTCACCCGGTCCGCCCCGTTCGGACTGCTGGTCGGGTGGGAGCCGCAGCTCGTCCTCCAGCTGGCCGTCGAATGCGCCGCCCAGACCCACGGTCACCCCACCGCCCTGCTCTCCGCGGGCGCCCTCGCCGTCATGGTGCACGGCCTGGCCCGCGGCGAGACCCTGGACGGCGCCGTGCAGCAGGCCCTCGCGCTGCTCGCCGAGCGTCCCGGCCATCAACAGGTCACCGAGGCGCTCAAGCAGGCCCTCGGCTCCGTACGCCAGGGGATCCCGGGCCCGGCCCTCATCGAGGCGCTGGGCGACACGGACTCCGCGGAGGAGGTGCTGGCCGTCGCTGTGTACTGCGCCCTGGTCGGCGAGGACGTGCGGCACGGGCTGCGGCTCGCGGTGAACCACGGCGGCCCTTCCGCGGCCACCGGGGCCCTGTGCGGGGCCCTCCTCGGCGCGCTGCACGGCGAGACCGCGCTGCCGCCGGCCTGGCTCGCCGAACTGGAGGGCAGGGCCACCCTCCTCGAACTCGCCGACGACTTCGCCATGGAGATGACCCAGGGTCCGGCCCTGCACAGCCCGTCGGCCGCCGCACCGGGCTGGCTGACCCGCTACCCGCGCGGGTGA
- a CDS encoding sodium:solute symporter family protein → MNSLDWVVLIGYFGVMIAIGLWSHKRVDNVSDFFTAGGKMPWWLSGISHHMSGYSAVMFTGYAGIAYQFGVTSFVTWSLPIAIGIGIGAQLFAPRLNRLRSRLHVASPLEYLKNRYNIPTQQALAWSGLLLKIVDVGAKWAAIATLLSVFTGISITQGIFITGCITAVYCTVGGLWADALTELGQFIIQLFAGIAMLVTAMAKLDGISTLWTVWDKLPEGHTDPTAGPYTVTFLLAYLFIKTFEYNGGMWNQAQRYMATDSAASATRSARLSAILWLVWPTVLFFPMWCAPLLVHAQKPDASDSYALMTEQLLPHGLLGLVVVGFFSHTMAMCSSDANAIAAVFTRDIAPVLSKAARTWSSRTGLLAARVSTLGFLGLSMALATQINSPTFKDIISVVIKWVAGLMGPIAIPFMLGLLRRFRKSGPTAALVSWAAGLLAFYFTNYNFDGSVKTNVALQYQVALPLAISLVLYIAIGFIKPEDTPERDALIEQINTDGDGSSTGATVPAQAGAGDTTVAEGVKD, encoded by the coding sequence ATGAACAGTCTCGACTGGGTCGTGCTCATCGGCTACTTCGGCGTGATGATCGCGATCGGACTCTGGTCCCACAAGCGTGTGGACAACGTCAGCGACTTCTTCACGGCCGGTGGCAAGATGCCGTGGTGGCTGTCCGGCATCTCGCACCACATGTCCGGCTACAGCGCGGTGATGTTCACCGGGTACGCCGGCATCGCGTACCAGTTCGGCGTCACGTCGTTCGTGACCTGGTCGCTGCCGATCGCCATCGGCATCGGCATCGGCGCCCAGCTCTTCGCACCGCGGCTCAACCGGCTGCGCTCGCGACTGCACGTCGCCTCGCCGCTCGAGTACCTCAAGAACCGCTACAACATCCCGACGCAGCAGGCGCTCGCCTGGTCGGGCCTGCTGCTGAAGATCGTGGACGTCGGCGCCAAGTGGGCGGCCATCGCCACCCTGCTCTCCGTCTTCACCGGCATCTCGATCACCCAGGGCATCTTCATCACCGGCTGCATCACCGCCGTGTACTGCACGGTCGGCGGACTGTGGGCCGACGCGCTCACAGAGCTCGGGCAGTTCATCATCCAGCTCTTCGCCGGGATCGCGATGCTCGTCACCGCCATGGCCAAGCTGGACGGTATCAGCACGCTGTGGACGGTCTGGGACAAACTGCCCGAGGGCCACACCGACCCCACGGCGGGCCCGTACACGGTGACCTTCCTGCTGGCATACCTCTTCATCAAGACGTTCGAGTACAACGGCGGCATGTGGAACCAGGCCCAGCGCTACATGGCCACGGACTCCGCCGCCTCCGCAACCCGCTCCGCCCGGCTCTCCGCCATTCTGTGGCTGGTCTGGCCGACGGTCCTGTTCTTCCCGATGTGGTGCGCCCCGCTGCTGGTCCACGCCCAGAAGCCGGACGCCTCCGACAGCTACGCCCTGATGACCGAGCAGCTGCTGCCGCACGGCCTGCTGGGTCTGGTCGTCGTCGGCTTCTTCTCGCACACGATGGCCATGTGCTCCTCGGACGCCAACGCCATCGCGGCGGTCTTCACCCGGGACATCGCCCCGGTCCTCTCGAAGGCGGCCCGCACCTGGAGCAGCCGCACCGGTCTGCTGGCGGCCCGGGTGTCCACGCTCGGCTTCCTCGGTCTGTCGATGGCGCTCGCCACCCAGATCAACTCGCCGACGTTCAAGGACATCATCTCCGTCGTCATCAAGTGGGTGGCCGGTCTGATGGGTCCGATCGCCATCCCGTTCATGCTGGGCCTGCTGCGCAGGTTCCGTAAGTCGGGTCCGACGGCGGCGCTCGTCAGCTGGGCTGCGGGTCTGCTGGCGTTCTACTTCACCAACTACAACTTCGACGGTTCGGTGAAGACGAATGTCGCGCTCCAGTACCAGGTGGCGCTGCCGCTGGCGATCTCGCTGGTGCTCTACATCGCGATCGGCTTCATCAAGCCGGAGGACACCCCGGAGCGCGACGCGCTGATCGAGCAGATCAACACGGACGGCGACGGTTCGTCGACCGGCGCGACGGTTCCGGCGCAGGCCGGTGCCGGCGACACCACCGTCGCGGAGGGCGTGAAGGACTGA
- a CDS encoding SDR family oxidoreductase — MLLAGKTVVVSGVGAGLGHRIAETVVRDGGRAVLGARTAERLAKSAAEIDPEGRHTAHLATDITDEAQCEALAALALERFGRIDAVVHVAAWDSYFGGVEDADLATWQSVIDVNLLGTLRMTRACLPGLKERGGSVVVIGTQSSVAAPSQVRQAAYAASKGALTSAMYSMAREFGPHRIRVNTVLPGWMWGPPVQAYVRFTAHSEGVPEADVLGRLAERMALPELATDGDVAEAAVFLASDRARSITGQSLLVNAGELMR; from the coding sequence ATGTTGCTCGCGGGGAAGACCGTCGTGGTGTCCGGGGTCGGGGCCGGACTGGGGCACCGGATAGCGGAGACGGTGGTACGGGACGGCGGCCGTGCGGTCCTCGGGGCGCGCACCGCGGAGCGGCTCGCCAAGTCGGCCGCCGAGATCGATCCCGAGGGCCGACACACCGCCCATCTGGCCACCGACATCACCGACGAGGCGCAGTGCGAGGCACTCGCCGCGCTGGCGTTGGAGCGGTTCGGGCGGATCGACGCGGTGGTCCATGTCGCCGCCTGGGACAGCTACTTCGGCGGCGTCGAGGACGCCGACCTCGCCACCTGGCAGTCGGTGATCGACGTCAATCTGCTCGGAACACTGCGGATGACGCGCGCCTGCCTGCCCGGCCTCAAGGAACGGGGAGGCTCCGTGGTCGTCATCGGTACGCAGTCGTCGGTCGCCGCACCGTCCCAGGTGCGGCAGGCGGCGTACGCGGCGTCGAAGGGCGCGCTCACCTCGGCGATGTACTCCATGGCGCGGGAGTTCGGCCCGCACCGGATCCGGGTCAACACGGTGCTGCCCGGCTGGATGTGGGGCCCGCCGGTGCAGGCGTACGTCCGGTTCACCGCGCACTCCGAGGGCGTACCGGAGGCCGACGTGCTCGGCAGGCTCGCCGAACGGATGGCACTGCCCGAGCTGGCCACGGACGGTGACGTGGCGGAGGCCGCGGTGTTCCTGGCCTCCGACCGTGCCCGGTCGATCACCGGGCAGTCCCTGCTGGTCAACGCCGGCGAGCTGATGCGCTGA
- a CDS encoding DUF397 domain-containing protein, producing MAIRQGATDNWTKSSYSGGNGACVEVKSPLAQAIAVRDSKAPEGPSITFVPGAWNAFVSDIAKGSVDA from the coding sequence ATGGCCATTCGTCAGGGTGCTACGGACAATTGGACGAAGTCGTCGTATTCCGGGGGCAACGGCGCTTGCGTCGAGGTCAAGTCCCCTCTCGCCCAGGCGATCGCGGTGCGTGACTCGAAGGCCCCCGAGGGCCCCTCGATCACCTTCGTGCCCGGTGCGTGGAACGCCTTCGTCTCCGACATCGCCAAGGGCTCCGTCGACGCCTGA
- a CDS encoding helix-turn-helix domain-containing protein, with translation MPTNVNPTVRRRRLGQELRRLRELKGMTAEEVAERLLVSQSKISRLENGRRSISQRDVRDLCGVYEVEDHRIVDSLMQMAKDSRQQGWWHAFGDIPYSVYIGLETDAESLRVYEPQVVPGLLQTRSYAEALINGALPEAPPNDIDKRVSVRARRQDRITDQEHPLRLWAVIDEAALSRQVGGRQVMIEQLEQLVDLSHLPHVTVQVLPFEMGAHPGINGQYAILEFPDAADSSVVYIEGVTSDLYLEKANDVQRYSVMYEHLRAQALNVEQTRHFIADIAKKYARLSTD, from the coding sequence GTGCCGACCAACGTCAATCCCACCGTCAGGCGACGCCGGTTGGGTCAGGAATTGCGCCGCCTGCGCGAACTCAAGGGCATGACGGCCGAGGAGGTGGCGGAGCGGCTGCTGGTCTCGCAGTCGAAGATCAGCCGCCTGGAGAACGGCCGTCGGTCCATCAGTCAGCGCGACGTCCGCGATCTCTGCGGGGTGTACGAGGTCGAGGACCACCGGATCGTCGACTCGCTCATGCAGATGGCCAAGGACTCCCGCCAGCAGGGCTGGTGGCACGCCTTCGGCGACATCCCGTACAGCGTCTACATCGGCCTGGAGACCGATGCCGAGTCGCTGCGGGTGTACGAACCCCAGGTCGTCCCGGGCCTGTTGCAGACCCGGAGCTACGCCGAGGCGCTGATCAACGGCGCGCTTCCGGAGGCGCCGCCGAACGACATCGACAAGCGCGTGAGCGTCCGGGCGCGGCGCCAGGACCGGATCACCGACCAGGAGCACCCGCTGCGGCTCTGGGCGGTCATCGACGAGGCCGCGCTGAGCCGGCAGGTCGGTGGACGGCAGGTGATGATCGAGCAGCTGGAGCAGCTCGTCGATCTGTCGCACCTGCCGCATGTGACCGTGCAGGTGCTGCCTTTCGAGATGGGTGCGCATCCGGGCATCAACGGGCAGTACGCCATTCTGGAATTCCCGGACGCCGCGGACTCCAGCGTGGTCTATATCGAGGGTGTCACCAGCGATCTCTATCTGGAGAAAGCGAATGATGTGCAGCGATACAGCGTCATGTACGAGCACTTGCGTGCGCAGGCGCTGAATGTGGAGCAGACCCGGCACTTCATCGCCGACATCGCAAAGAAGTACGCCCGGTTGAGCACCGACTGA
- a CDS encoding GOLPH3/VPS74 family protein, whose product MGRSRRTIPEELLLLALDPTTGTTAQPQSLDLGLAGAQLVELALAGRIAPDGDRIAVVMPRPTGDPTLDSALELLRRRGSPVRAVHWIGGPRLGLRQTYLSHLERCGMVHAVAGQMCGVLPTTRYQATDTAISREIRSRLDSAIRTGVPPDPRTAALAALAHAVGLGKHLYPGNEGRSSRSRLRDLIRHDPMGGLVAHAVMDVQNGAVAQPRRNQVAGAPLQPQVQSQSRRDSMVHTAAH is encoded by the coding sequence ATGGGCAGGAGCCGCAGAACAATTCCGGAGGAGCTTCTGCTGCTCGCTCTGGACCCGACCACGGGTACCACAGCGCAGCCGCAGTCGCTCGACCTCGGCCTCGCCGGAGCTCAGCTAGTGGAGCTGGCTCTGGCAGGACGGATAGCCCCTGACGGGGATCGTATCGCCGTGGTGATGCCACGGCCGACAGGAGATCCGACACTGGACTCCGCACTGGAACTGCTGCGCCGACGCGGCAGCCCGGTCCGGGCCGTCCACTGGATTGGCGGGCCCCGGCTGGGGTTGCGTCAGACCTATCTCTCGCATCTGGAGCGTTGCGGCATGGTGCATGCCGTGGCGGGACAGATGTGCGGGGTGCTGCCGACGACTCGCTACCAGGCGACGGACACGGCAATCAGCCGGGAGATCAGATCCCGGCTGGACAGTGCGATCCGCACCGGCGTACCGCCGGACCCGCGGACCGCGGCGCTCGCCGCACTGGCCCACGCGGTCGGACTCGGCAAGCACCTCTACCCCGGGAACGAGGGGCGCTCATCGCGCTCCCGGCTCCGGGATCTGATCAGACACGACCCGATGGGCGGCCTCGTGGCGCACGCCGTGATGGACGTCCAGAACGGGGCGGTCGCACAGCCGCGCCGCAACCAGGTGGCGGGAGCGCCGTTGCAACCGCAAGTGCAGTCGCAGTCACGCCGCGACAGCATGGTGCACACCGCGGCCCACTAG